A genome region from Panicum virgatum strain AP13 chromosome 4K, P.virgatum_v5, whole genome shotgun sequence includes the following:
- the LOC120704598 gene encoding uncharacterized protein LOC120704598: MRLGRKSPDDVVLNNMPSRSHAQYMSTVVCGDLPKALSTQGKRGWATIFSLQNKSGVTKPFAAQSAGRISWKMRWKKDPQIFWRTSKNDYISGHIIILIREGRVCVRV, encoded by the exons ATGCGTCTGGGCAGGAAGTCCCCCGATGATGTGGTGCTCAACAACATGCCTTCCAGGAGTCATGCACAG TACATGTCCACCGTTGTCTGTGGTGATCTACCTAAGGCTCTAAGCACTCAAGGCAAGAGAGGTTGGGCTACCATATTTTCACTTCAGAATAAATCAG GGGTGACAAAGCCTTTTGCAGCACAGAGTGCAGGGAGAATTTCATGGAAAATGAGATGGAAGAAG GATCCTCAAATTTTTTGGAGGACTTCGAAGAATGACTATATCTCTGGTCATATTATTATCTTGATCAGAGAGGggcgtgtgtgtgtgcgtgtctGA
- the LOC120704600 gene encoding phosphatidylinositol 4-phosphate 5-kinase 9-like, which produces MTTPVSLLDDEHELRVGVGISHPETTEAASNLHKGFLPALPNCQHSHASKTNSASRVGELILPNGDIYRGILLGNTPHGSGCYIWADGCVYEGEWRGGLRHGQGKTLWPTGASYEGDYSGGYMYGEGTYIGLNNSTYKGGWKLNLKHGRGLQTYPNGDIFEGFWMQGEIQGHGRYTWANGDTYVGSMKNGVMSGKGIFTWKNGDSFEGNWLDGVMHGHGVYTWKDCGYYEGTWTRGVKDGKGTFYPKCREILVPHELYVDALRKRGALPGVGIQNHGSRILHSSSFDMADVMASRNQDSAVISSIRSLTFEKTRSKNVSLERRWSLGAAIEKFIGRETHQTAIQSCENKAASNFPILEREYMQGVLISEVVVDRTFSNSFRKVSRCQKKMVEDIKKPGQTIIKGHRSYDLMISLQLGIRYTVGKITPIQRREVRASDYGARASFWMNFPKNGSRLTPSHHADDFKWKDYCPMVFRNLREMFKIDAADYMISICGSDALRELSSPGKSGSVFFLSQDDRFMIKTLRKSEVQVLLRMLPEYYYHVRTYENTLITKFFGLHRVKPSSGQKFHFVVMGNMFCTELRIHRRFDLKGSSLGRSTDKIKIDENTTLKDLDLNYSFYVDPSWRETLLKQIETDSTFLRNHAIMDYSLLLGVHYRAPQNLRTQASFNPTIVPDRLTVLSEEGALEEDAMNCSEGLVLVQRASNQNDVVIGPHIRGARLRSSSSFEEVDLLLPGTARLQIQLGINMPARAEQTTKEDDSDSFGQVYDVVLYLGIIDILQEYNLRKKIEHTYKSIQYNSLSISVVEPNIYSERFLNFIRTIFPESS; this is translated from the exons ATGACGACCCCTGTGTCTCTTCTCGATGATGAGCATGAGCTTCGAGTTGGAGTTGGTATCTCGCACCCTGAAACAACCGAGGCTGCCTCGAATCTTCACAAGGGGTTCTTGCCTGCTCTGCCCAACTGTCAACATTCACATGCTTCTAAAACAAATTCTGCCTCTAGAGTTGGAGAGCTTATACTACCCAATGGGGATATTTATCGTGGCATATTACTAGGCAACACGCCACATGGCTCAGGCTGTTATATCTGGGCCGATGGTTGCGTTTATGAGGGTGAGTGGAGGGGAGGCCTTAGGCATGGGCAAGGAAAGACGCTATGGCCGACAGGGGCCAGCTATGAGGGTGACTACTCTGGCGGCTACATGTATGGTGAAGGAACATATATCGGGCTAAACAACTCGACTTACAAGGGAGGCTGGAAGTTGAATCTTAAGCATGGCCGTGGTTTACAGACATATCCCAACGGAGACATATTTGAAGGTTTTTGGATGCAGGGAGAAATACAAGGACATGGCAGGTATACTTGGGCGAATGGGGACACTTATGTTGGCTCGATGAAAAATGGGGTCATGTCAGGCAAAGGAATTTTCACATGGAAGAATGGAGACTCATTTGAAGGCAACTGGCTAGATGGTGTCATGCATGGTCATGGAGTCTATACATGGAAGGACTGTGGCTACTATGAAGGAACCTGGACAAGGGGCGTGAAGGATGGAAAAGGCACATTCTATCCGAAATGTCGTGAAATTCTGGTTCCCCATGAGCTATATGTGGATGCTTTAAGAAAGAGAGGTGCGCTGCCTGGTGTTGGAATTCAGAATCATGGTTCACGTATCCTTCACTCCTCCTCATTCGACATGGCAGATGTGATGGCTAGCAGAAATCAGGACTCTGCAGTTATTTCATCAATTAGAAGCTTGACATTTGAGAAAACTCGCTCAAAAAATGTATCACTGGAAAGACGGTGGAGTCTTGGAGCGGCTATTGAAAAATTCATTGGTCGTGAAACACATCAAACTGCAATTCAGAGCTGTGAAAACAAGGCTGCTTCCAACTTCCCTATACTGGAGAGGGAATACATGCAAGGTGTTCTTATCAGCGAGGTTGTGGTGGATAGAACCTTCTCAAATTCATTCAGAAAAGTATCACGTTGCCAGAAGAAAATGGTGGAGGATATCAAGAAGCCTGGTCAAACAATAATTAAAGGACATAGGAGCTATGATCTAATGATCAGCCTGCAGCTTGGAATCAG GTATACAGTTGGAAAGATTACGCCGATTCAGAGGCGCGAAGTGCGAGCTTCTGATTATGGTGCCAGAGCAAGTTTCTGGATGAACTTCCCTAAAAATGGATCACGGCTTACTCCTTCACATCATGCTGATGATTTTAAATGGAAAGACTACTGCCCAATGGTTTTCAG AAATTTGAGGGAGATGTTCAAGATTGATGCAGCAGACTATATGATTTCCATTTGTGGAAGCGATGCACTTAGGGAGTTATCATCTCCTGGAAAAAGTGGAAGTGTGTTCTTCCTATCACAGGATGATCGATTTATGATCAAGACTCTACGGAAGTCTGAAGTGCAG GTTCTTCTACGAATGCTTCCAGAGTATTATTACCATGTCCGTACCTATGAGAACACACTCATAACTAAGTTTTTTGGCCTCCACAGGGTTAAACCGTCCAGCGGTCAAAAG TTCCATTTTGTAGTGATGGGAAACATGTTTTGCACCGAACTTAGAATTCACAGGAGGTTTGACTTGAAAGGTTCGTCCTTAGGCCGTTCAACAGACAAAATTAAAATCGATGAGAACACAACACTGAAAGACTTGGATCTAAATTATTCATTTTATGTCGATCCTTCTTGGCGGGAGACTCTGCTTAA GCAAATTGAGACTGATAGCACATTTTTAAGGAATCATGCAATAATGGATTATAGCTTACTTCTTGGTGTCCATTATCGAGCTCCTCAGAACCTGCGGACACAGGCATCCTTTAATCCGACAATCGTACCAGATAGGCTCACTGTTCTTTCGGAAGAAG GTGCTCTGGAGGAAGACGCTATGAACTGTTCTGAAGGATTGGTTTTGGTTCAGCGAGCTAGTAACCAAAATGATGTCGTTATTGGTCCTCATATAAGGGGAGCCCGTCTTCGATCAAGTTCAAGTTTTGAAGAAGTGGATCTCTTGCTTCCTGGCACCGCAAG GCTCCAGATCCAGCTAGGGATTAACATGCCTGCAAGAGCAGAACAGACCACTAAAGAAGATGACAGCGACTCATTTGGTCAGGTGTATGATGTGGTGCTCTACCTGGGAATAATTGATATCTTGCAGGAGTACAACTTAAGGAAGAAGATTGAGCATACTTACAAGTCCATCCAATATAACTCATTGTCAATATCTGTCGTGGAACCCAATATCTACTCGGAGCGCTTCCTGAATTTTATTCGGACGATATTTCCTGAGAGCTCATAA
- the LOC120704599 gene encoding uncharacterized protein LOC120704599, protein MTTAEGSTSTMEDEPDGAANSFVLRSGVRAGLKREFAFAIASQAALSAPLGRTRRSSRTLTSSPASDPNFSEAKRRRPPDPPPPPQGPVLALMAADPTSPQPPPLSTPPPQPQPDAEADPSTIIIIPPESPPRRITRSMLHHKPPPPTAAPPPPPHNATPLKPKPEPPEEDEDDRPGPSLRRFTRSLLLKEKDSNDDDLSGTTTASNASSSPPPNATTSISSNKRNTNKIPTNLRQLLATGLLEGQPVKYIMRKGKRAVLRGVIKRAGILCACSSCKGRKVVSPYYFEVHAGSTKKHPSDYIFLENGNNLHHVLRACANATLDMLESAIRMAIGPAPQKRTFRCQTCKSSFSTLCSGKFALFCDSCLESKGAKNSTRSPKIARGLTSSAKGYKSTSPGAKSVSVGRLTRKDKGLHKVVFMSGVLPEGTDVGYYVGGKRLLDGYIKELGIYCHCCNTVVSPSQFEAHAGRAARRKPYHNIYMSNGVSLHELSISLSKGQKISNRQSDDLCSICSDGGQLLLCDTCPRAFHRECVGLFATPKGTWCCRYCENRQQRESCLAFNNNAIAAGRIEGADPLEEIFTRSIRIATSLETGFGGCALCKLHDFSKKKFSTRTVLLCDQCGREYHVGCLKEHNMADLTALPEGAWYCSTDCVRINRTLQDRLNRGGEPVHTMDLDVIKKKREAKGLDVDVDLDVRWRILKDKSSEDSKLVLSKAVAIFHETFDPIIQITTGRDLIPAMVYGRSARDQDYTGMYCAVLTMRNTVVSAGLFRVMGSEIAELPLVATSRDSQGLGYFQVLFACIERLLASLEVKHFVLPAAEEAESIWTERFGFTKISQDELREYLKGGRTTVFQGTSNLHKLVPLPEQEC, encoded by the exons ATGACGACGGCGGAGGGATCCACATCCACCATGGAGGACGAGCCTGACGGCGCCGCCAACTCCTTCGTTCTGCGCTCCGGCGTCCGCGCCGGTCTCAAGCGCGAATTCGCCTTCGCCATCGCCTCCCAGGCCGCCCTCTCCGCGCCCCTCGGCCGCACCCGCCGCTCGTCCCGCACCCTCACCTCATCGCCCGCTTCCGACCCCAACTTCTCCGAGGCCAAGCGCCGGCGCCCTCCAgatcctccccctcctccccaaGGCCCCGTGCTCGCCTTGATGGCTGCTGACCCCACCAGccctcagccgccgccgctgtcgacTCCACCCCCACAGCCGCAGCCCGACGCCGAAGCGGATCCcagcaccatcatcatcatcccgcCGGAGTCGCCGCCTAGGCGGATCACGCGCTCCATGCTCCACCACAAACCTCCCCCTCctaccgccgctcctcctcctcctcctcacaaTGCCACTCCACTCAAGCCCAAGCCCGAACCGCCGGAGGAAGACGAGGACGACAGGCCCGGTCCATCGCTTCGGCGCTTCACTAGATCACTCTTACTCAAGGAGAAGGACAGCAACGACGACGACCTCTCAGGTACCACCACCGCCAGCAatgcctcctcctcgccaccaCCCAACGCCACCACAAGTATCAGCAGCAACAAGCGGAATACAAACAAGATCCCCACCAACCTCAGGCAGCTTCTGGCCACCGGCCTGCTCGAAGGCCAGCCCGTCAAGTACATCATGAGGAAAGGCAAG CGGGCAGTACTCCGGGGAGTTATCAAGCGCGCCGGCATATTGTGCGCTTGCTCTTCGTGCAAAGGCCGAAAG GTTGTTTCACCTTACTATTTCGAGGTGCATGCTGGCAGTACCAAAAAGCACCCATCCGACTACATTTTCCTGGAAAATGGAAATAATCTGCATCATGTGTTGAGGGCATGCGCAAATGCTACCTTAGACATGTTGGAGTCAGCAATACGGATGGCGATAGGCCCAGCACCTCAGAAGAGAACATTCAGATGCCAAACCTGCAAAA GTTCATTCAGCACACTCTGCAGTGGGAAATTTGCTTTGTTTTGTGATTCATGTCTTGAGTCCAAGGGAGCTAAGAATAGTACCAG GTCACCAAAAATTGCACGTGGTTTGACTTCATCTGCCAAGGGTTATAAAAGTACATCCCCAGGAGCAAAGTCTGTGAGTGTAGGAAGACTTACAAGAAA GGATAAGGGattgcataaggtggttttcatGAGTGGTGTTTTACCAGAGGGTACTGATGTCGGCTATTATGTTGGCGGAAAG AGGTTACTAGATGGATATATAAAGGAACTTGGGATCTACTGTCATTGTTGCAACACAGTG GTTAGTCCTTCACAATTTGAAGCCCATGCTGGTCGAGCTGCTCGACGCAAACC GTACCACAACATATATATGTCGAATGGTGTTTCGCTGCATGAGCTGTCAATTTCACTCTCAAAAGGTCAAAAGATATCAAACAGACAAAGTGATGACTTGTGCAGCATTTGTTCAGATGGTGGTCAGCTTCTCCTTTGTGATACCTGTCCAAGAGCTTTTCACAGAG AATGTGTTGGCTTGTTTGCTACCCCAAAGGGAACTTGGTGTTGCCGATATTGTGAGAATAGACAACAGAGGGAAAGTTGTTTGGCATTTAACAACAATGCAATAGCTGCTGGGAGGATTGAGGGAGCTGACCCCTTGGAAGAAATATTCACACGGTCAATACGCATCGCTACATCACTCGAAACTGGATTTGGTGGTTGTGCACTATGCAA GCTCCATGATTTCAGCAAAAAGAAATTCAGTACCCGGACTGTGCTGCTTTGTGACCAA TGCGGTAGAGAATATCACGTTGGTTGCCTCAAGGAACATAACATGGCCGATCTGACA GCATTGCCTGAGGGGGCATGGTATTGTTCCACCGACTGTGTGAGGATTAACCGGACACTGCAAGACAGACTTAATCGTGGAGGTGAACCTGTCCATACGATGGATCTAGATGTTATTAAGAAGAAGCGAGAAGCAAAAGGTTTAGATGTGGATGTTGACCTTGATGTTAGATGGAGAATTTTGAAGGATAAGAGTTCAGAAGACAGCAAATTGGTGCTTTCCAAAGCAGTTGCAATTTTTCAT GAAACATTTGATCCCATTATCCAGATAACAACTGGACGGGACCTCATTCCAGCCATGGTTTATGG GAGGAGCGCAAGGGATCAGGATTACACAGGAATGTATTGTGCTGTGTTGACTATgcg CAACACTGTAGTTTCTGCCGGTCTTTTCCGCGTCATGGGTAGTGAAATTGCTGAGCTGCCGTTGGTTGCTACAAGTCGGGATAGCCAAGGCTTG GGATATTTCCAAGTGCTTTTTGCCTGCATTGAACGACTTTTGGCATCTTTGGAGGTGAAACATTTTGTGCTACCAGCTGCAGAGGAAGCTGAGTCTATCTGGACAGAGCGGTTTGGGTTCACAAAGATAAGCCAGGATGAG CTGCGTGAATACCTCAAGGGTGGGCGAACAACTGTGTTTCAGGGGACATCAAACCTGCACAAGCTGGTCCCCCTCCCAGAACAGGAATGCTAG
- the LOC120704602 gene encoding signal peptide peptidase-like 5 isoform X2: MAAAAVLALLMVSALAGAAAGGDIVHHDDEAPKIPGCNNDFILVKVQSWVNGKEGDEFVGVGARFGPKIVSKEKHANRTKLTLADPIECCSPPKDKVSGDILLVQRGKCKFTKKAKFAEATGASAIVIINHVHELYKMVCERNETDLDIHIPAVLLPKDAGSALHTLLTNGNAVSVQLYSPDRPVVDTAEVFLWLMAVGTVLGASYWSAWSAREAVIEQEKLLKDGHEGLLNVEAGGSSGMVDINVVSAIMFVVVASCFLIMLYKLMSYWFVELLVVIFCIGGVEGLQTCLVALLSRWFKPAAESFVKVPFIGAVSHLTLAVCPFCIAFAVVWAVFRQLPYAWIGQDILGITLIVTVIQIVRVPNLKVGSVLLSCAFLYDIFWVFVSKRWFHESVMIVVARGDKTDEDGVPMLLKIPRMFDPWGGYSIIGFGDILLPGLVVAFALRYDFVAKKGLQSGYFLWSMVAYGSGLLITYVALNLMDGHGQPALLYIVPFTLDVCILLVQER; encoded by the exons atggccgccgcggcggtccTGGCGCTGCTGATGGTGTCGGCGCTGGCgggggccgcggccggcggtgaCATCGTCCACCACGACGACGAGGCACCCAAGATCCCCGGATGCAACAACGACTTCATCCTG GTAAAAGTGCAAAGCTGGGTCAACGGCAAGGAGGGTGATGAATTTGTTGGAGTTGGTGCTCGCTTTGGCCCCAAAATTGTCTCCAAGGAGAAGCACGCAAACCGAACTAAACTCACGCTGGCAGACCCTATTGAGTGCTGctctcctccaaaagacaag GTTTCTGGGGATATTCTTTTAGTTCAAAGGGGCAAGTGCAAATTCACAAAGAAAGCAAAGTTTGCTGAAGCTACCGGTGCTTCTGCCATAGTAATCATAAACCATGTCCACG AATTGTACAAGATGGTCTGTGAAAGGAATGAGACAGATCTTGACATACATATACCTGCAGTTCTTCTACCAAAAGATGCAGGTTCTGCTTTACACACACTTCTTACAAACGGTAACGCAG TTTCTGTGCAGCTGTACTCTCCAGACCGTCCTGTAGTTGATACTGCAGAGGTATTTCTATGGCTCATGGCTGTCGGTACAGTCCTCGGTGCTTCATACTGGTCTGCATGGAGTGCTAGAGAAGCAGTTATTGAACAAGAGAAGCTCCTGAAG GATGGCCATGAAGGCCTACTGAATGTTGAGGCTGGAGGTTCTAGTGGCATGGTAGATATCAATGTGGTATCAGCGATAATGTTTGTGGTGGTTGCGTCATGCTTCTTAATTATGCTCTACAAACTCATGTCTTACTGGTTTGTGGAGCTACTGGTGGTAATCTTCTGCATCGGCGGTGTAGAG GGTTTGCAAACATGCTTGGTTGCTCTGTTATCAAG ATGGTTCAAGCCTGCTGCAGAATCTTTTGTGAAAGTACCTTTCATTGGAGCTGTTTCACATCTTACTCTGGCAGTTTGTccattttgcattgcatttgctgTTGTATGGGCTGTTTTCCGCCAACTTCCGTATGCTTGGATTGGGCAAGATATTCTT GGTATCACACTGATAGTTACAGTCATCCAAATTGTCAGAGTACCCAACCTCAAG GTGGGTTCAGTTCTTCTCAGTTGTGCCTTCCTGTATGACATCTTCTGGGTGTTCGTCTCCAAGAGGTGGTTTCATGAGAGTGTGATGATTGTG GTTGCACGTGGTGATAAGACTGACGAGGATGGCGTGCCCATGTTGCTAAAAATTCCACGAATGTTTGATCCTTGGGGTGGGTACAGCATCATTGGCTTTGGTGATATCCTTCTTCCTGGGCTGGTAGTTGCTTTCGCACTAAG ATACGATTTTGTTGCAAAGAAGGGCCTTCAGTCTGGTTACTTTTTGTGGTCAATGGTGGCCTATGGTTCCG GACTTCTGATCACATATGTTGCACTGAACCTGATGGATGGGCATGGCCAACCTGCCCTTCTGTACATTGTGCCCTTCACACTCG
- the LOC120704602 gene encoding signal peptide peptidase-like 5 isoform X1, which produces MAAAAVLALLMVSALAGAAAGGDIVHHDDEAPKIPGCNNDFILVKVQSWVNGKEGDEFVGVGARFGPKIVSKEKHANRTKLTLADPIECCSPPKDKVSGDILLVQRGKCKFTKKAKFAEATGASAIVIINHVHELYKMVCERNETDLDIHIPAVLLPKDAGSALHTLLTNGNAVSVQLYSPDRPVVDTAEVFLWLMAVGTVLGASYWSAWSAREAVIEQEKLLKDGHEGLLNVEAGGSSGMVDINVVSAIMFVVVASCFLIMLYKLMSYWFVELLVVIFCIGGVEGLQTCLVALLSRWFKPAAESFVKVPFIGAVSHLTLAVCPFCIAFAVVWAVFRQLPYAWIGQDILGITLIVTVIQIVRVPNLKVGSVLLSCAFLYDIFWVFVSKRWFHESVMIVVARGDKTDEDGVPMLLKIPRMFDPWGGYSIIGFGDILLPGLVVAFALRYDFVAKKGLQSGYFLWSMVAYGSGLLITYVALNLMDGHGQPALLYIVPFTLGTLIALGWKRGELQNLWMRGQPERVCTHMHIPLLPASPK; this is translated from the exons atggccgccgcggcggtccTGGCGCTGCTGATGGTGTCGGCGCTGGCgggggccgcggccggcggtgaCATCGTCCACCACGACGACGAGGCACCCAAGATCCCCGGATGCAACAACGACTTCATCCTG GTAAAAGTGCAAAGCTGGGTCAACGGCAAGGAGGGTGATGAATTTGTTGGAGTTGGTGCTCGCTTTGGCCCCAAAATTGTCTCCAAGGAGAAGCACGCAAACCGAACTAAACTCACGCTGGCAGACCCTATTGAGTGCTGctctcctccaaaagacaag GTTTCTGGGGATATTCTTTTAGTTCAAAGGGGCAAGTGCAAATTCACAAAGAAAGCAAAGTTTGCTGAAGCTACCGGTGCTTCTGCCATAGTAATCATAAACCATGTCCACG AATTGTACAAGATGGTCTGTGAAAGGAATGAGACAGATCTTGACATACATATACCTGCAGTTCTTCTACCAAAAGATGCAGGTTCTGCTTTACACACACTTCTTACAAACGGTAACGCAG TTTCTGTGCAGCTGTACTCTCCAGACCGTCCTGTAGTTGATACTGCAGAGGTATTTCTATGGCTCATGGCTGTCGGTACAGTCCTCGGTGCTTCATACTGGTCTGCATGGAGTGCTAGAGAAGCAGTTATTGAACAAGAGAAGCTCCTGAAG GATGGCCATGAAGGCCTACTGAATGTTGAGGCTGGAGGTTCTAGTGGCATGGTAGATATCAATGTGGTATCAGCGATAATGTTTGTGGTGGTTGCGTCATGCTTCTTAATTATGCTCTACAAACTCATGTCTTACTGGTTTGTGGAGCTACTGGTGGTAATCTTCTGCATCGGCGGTGTAGAG GGTTTGCAAACATGCTTGGTTGCTCTGTTATCAAG ATGGTTCAAGCCTGCTGCAGAATCTTTTGTGAAAGTACCTTTCATTGGAGCTGTTTCACATCTTACTCTGGCAGTTTGTccattttgcattgcatttgctgTTGTATGGGCTGTTTTCCGCCAACTTCCGTATGCTTGGATTGGGCAAGATATTCTT GGTATCACACTGATAGTTACAGTCATCCAAATTGTCAGAGTACCCAACCTCAAG GTGGGTTCAGTTCTTCTCAGTTGTGCCTTCCTGTATGACATCTTCTGGGTGTTCGTCTCCAAGAGGTGGTTTCATGAGAGTGTGATGATTGTG GTTGCACGTGGTGATAAGACTGACGAGGATGGCGTGCCCATGTTGCTAAAAATTCCACGAATGTTTGATCCTTGGGGTGGGTACAGCATCATTGGCTTTGGTGATATCCTTCTTCCTGGGCTGGTAGTTGCTTTCGCACTAAG ATACGATTTTGTTGCAAAGAAGGGCCTTCAGTCTGGTTACTTTTTGTGGTCAATGGTGGCCTATGGTTCCG GACTTCTGATCACATATGTTGCACTGAACCTGATGGATGGGCATGGCCAACCTGCCCTTCTGTACATTGTGCCCTTCACACTCG